One Aegilops tauschii subsp. strangulata cultivar AL8/78 chromosome 7, Aet v6.0, whole genome shotgun sequence genomic window carries:
- the LOC109733927 gene encoding enhancer of mRNA-decapping protein 4 isoform X2, which translates to MASPSGNPNPNPNPNVPFELSRLFKPPPNPNHPTTVPTPTGIFPGAPPGAPMATGPPGPYSYPPATPPFHRNQYLNYPTDPNAVHLPVAAFANPNPAANPIPNHSPGPNPGARLMQLLGNTAPTHLESVVSMPPTSSEFSGGPVAPLPAMPSAPPARMTSTSSKMPRGRLLGPGDRAVHDVDSRLPGEAQPPQLEVTPITKYTSDPGLVLGRQIAVNRTYIVYGLKLGNIRVLNINTALRSLLRGHTQRVTDMAFFAEDVHRLASASVDGRIYVWKIDEGPDEENKPQITGKIEMAIQIVGDAGTYHPRICWHSHKQEILFVGIGNCVLKIDTTKVGRGRDFSKEEPLKCSLDKLIDGVHLVGKHDGDVTDLSLSQWMTTRLASASKDGTVKIWDDRRTVPLSVMKPHDGKAVYSVSFLTAPEQPNHINLVTAGPLNREVKIWASSDKEGWLLPSESETWRCTQTLELVSSLENRFEEAFFNQVAVLPQASLILLANAKKNAIYAIHVEYGPDPASTRLDYIADFTVAMPILSLTGTHESQPDGEHVVQVYCVQTMAIQQYGLELSLCLPPTADNAGLGRDLAISHVYERPLEVASVESSTETKPLSDHQGTEVDTATHVSSPTPSSNMDNAGSYAEAVLRRDASRGPSLGDHDGDKSSVDYSKKRMDSDGTSGQGAFDRKDCFGNEEPRGGQVDGVLPSAESTANGSPQNAEMESKLVVEKKADQNIGFEDVKETQIVQEKMERLNMSSEQTVETISERSVTTDKYSVEDSQRSDPTLLKQHSGARDENLPRRTAEATENINGSSSRNLQLPSPTKEEKVLHPQVSGQMSPLTSTFNSTDSSHEHPSNTNPAIDSVPQVSAIQGKLQQLMAMHTDMQKQLNTIVSAPIAKEGKRIETSLGRNIEKSIKANVDAMWARIQEENARHEKVERERMQQISTLITTSVNKDIPAILEKSLKREISLLGPTIARTTTPIIEKSLSSAVSDSLQKVLGEKVANQLDKSISTKLEATVAKQIQTQFHTSAKQALQDALRSSFESSIIPAFEQSCKTMFEQVDGAFQKGMSEHGTAIQQQVAAAHSPLAQTLRETINSASSITQGLTSELLDGQRKLLALVASGNPISHNTALQPINGPIPNLPEADVPLDPMKELTRLLSEQKIDEAFTMALQRSDVSMVSWLCSQVDLQGLCRLNPVPLNQGVLLALFQQLACDIANDTPLKLQWMTAVAMAIQPTHQMIAAHVRPIFEQVYGVLARQQSVPGTSPLEANNIRLMMHVINSVMMTHK; encoded by the exons ATGGCGTCGCCCTCCGGAAACCCTAATCCCAACCCCAACCCCAACGTCCCCTTCGAGCTCAGCAGGCTCTTCAAGCCTCCCCCAAACCCTAACCACCCCACAACCGTGCCGACCCCCACTGGCATCTTCCCGGGCGCCCCGCCCGGCGCGCCGATGGCCACCGGGCCGCCGGGCCCCTACTCCTACCCGCCCGCCACCCCGCCCTTCCACCGCAACCAGTACCTCAACTACCCCACCGATCCCAACGCCGTCCACCTCCCCGTCGCCGCCTTCGCGAACCCTAACCCCGCCGCAAACCCTATCCCTAACCACAGCCCCGGCCCCAATCCGGGAGCTCGGCTCATGCAGCTGCTGGGCAACACCGCGCCCACCCACCTCGAGTCCGTGGTGTCCATGCCGCCTACGTCATCGGAGTTCTCTGGCGGCCCGGTGGCGCCGCTGCCAGCGATGCCGTCCGCGCCGCCGGCGAGGATGACAAGCACAAGCAGCAAGATGCCCCGGGGCAGGCTGCTGGGACCGGGGGACAGGGCCGTGCACGACGTGGACTCGCGGCTGCCAGGGGAGGCGCAGCCACCACAGCTGGAAGTGACGCCCATCACCAAGTACACTTCGGACCCGGGGTTGGTGCTGGGCCGGCAGATCGCTGTAAACCGAACGTACATCGTGTACGGCCTCAAGCTTGGCAACATCCGCGTGCTCAACATCAACACCGCACTCCGCTCGCTCCTTCGTGGGCACACACAG AGGGTGACGGACATGGCTTTCTTTGCAGAAGATGTCCATCGTTTAGCAAG TGCAAGCGTAGATGGGCGTATATATGTATGGAAGATTGACGAGGGACCCGATGAGGAAAATAAACCACAAATCACAGGAAAGATTGAAATGGCCATCCAGATAGTAGGAGATGCTGGAACTTACCATCCAAGAATATGCTGGCACTCCCATAAGCAA GAAATTCTGTTTGTTGGAATAGGGAACTGTGTCTTAAAAATAGACACAACAAAAGTGGGAAGAGGAAGAGACTTCAGTAAAGAAGAGCCTCTTAAATGTTCACTTGATAAGCTCATTGATGGTGTGCACTTGGTTGGTAAACATGACGGGGATGTCACAGATCTGTCCTTATCTCAATGGATGACTACCCGTCTGGCTTCAGCATCAAAAGATGGCACG GTAAAAATCTGGGATGATCGCAGGACAGTGCCTTTATCTGTGATGAAACCGCATGATGGTAAAGCTGTTTATTCGGTTTCTTTCCTTACAGCACCAGAGCAACCAAATCATATAAATCTCGTTACAGCG GGGCCTCTCAACCGAGAAGTAAAAATCTGGGCTTCCTCTGATAAGGAAGGTTGGTTGTTGCCAAGTGAATCTGAGACTTGGAGATGCACTCAAACTCTGGAACTTGTGAGTTCTCTGGAAAATAGGTTTGAGGAAGCATTTTTCAACCAAGTAGCAGTGTTGCCACAAGCTAGCCTTATTTTGCTTGCGAATGCCAAAAAGAACGCTATATATGCTATTCATGTTGAGTATGGTCCAGATCCTGCTTCTACTCGTCTGGACTATATAGCAGATTTCACAGTTGCAATGCCTATTTTAAGTCTGACGGGAACACATGAAAGCCAGCCTGATGGTGAACATGTAGTACAAGTCTATTGTGTCCAGACAATGGCTATCCAGCAGTATGGATTGGAGTTATCACTCTGTTTGCCTCCTACAGCTGATAACGCTGGGCTTGGTAGGGATCTGGCTATTTCCCATGTATATGAGAGACCTCTAGAAGTGGCATCAGTGGAGTCATCAACAGAAACTAAACCACTGAGTGATCATCAGGGAACAG AAGTTGATACTGCTACTCATGTCTCATCCCCAACTCCTTCATCAAACATGGATAATGCTGGATCTTATGCAGAAGCTGTCTTGAGAAGAGATGCTTCAAGAGGTCCATCTCTTGGTGATCATGATGGGGACAAGTCATCTGTTGATTATTCAAAGAAAAGGATGGATTCTGATGGTACAAGTGGGCAAGGAGCATTTGATAGGAAGGATTGCTTTGGGAATGAAGAGCCAAGAGGTGGCCAGGTTGATG GTGTGCTCCCATCTGCTGAATCGACTGCTAATGGCAGCCCACAGAATGCAGAAATGGAGTCAAAACTTGTGGTTGAGAAAAAAGCAGATCAAAATATTGGATTTGAGGATGTTAAGGAGACCCAAATTGTTCAAGAGAAAATGGAGAGACTTAACATGTCTTCAGAGCAAACTGTAGAGACAATTAGTGAACGTTCGGTAACAACTGACAAGTATAGTGTGGAAGATTCACAGAGATCAGACCCCACACTTCTGAAACAACATTCTGGTGCTCGGGATGAAAATCTTCCAAGAAGAACAGCTGAAGCTACTGAAAACATCAATGGCTCTTCGTCAAGGAACTTGCAGTTACCCTCACCTACCAAAGAGGAGAAAGTTCTGCATCCTCAGGTGTCTGGGCAGATGTCTCCTCTTACAAGCACTTTCAACTCTACTGATTCATCACATGAACACCCAAGCAATACAAACCCTGCCATTGATTCTGTCCCGCAAGTATCTGCCATTCAAGGAAAATTGCAACAG CTTATGGCAATGCATACTGACATGCAAAAGCAGCTGAACACAATTGTGTCTGCTCCTATTGCaaaggagggcaaaaggatcgaGACATCACTTGGGCGTAATATTGAGAAGTCCATAAAGGCTAACGTTGATGCCATGTGGGCTCGTATCCAGGAGGAAAATGCAAGGCatgaaaaggttgaaagagaGCGAATGCAGCAGATTTCTACTCTAATCACAACTTCTGTAAACAAGGACATTCCTGCTATACTGGAGAAATCATTAAAGAGAGAAATATCGTTGTTGGGACCCACCATTGCACGAACAACAACACCTATCATTGAGAAGTCCTTGTCTTCTGCTGTTTCGGATTCGCTTCAG AAAGTTCTCGGGGAAAAGGTTGCGAATCAGCTGGATAAGTCCATAAGTACGAAACTTGAAGCTACTGTTGCTAAGCAGATCCAAACACAGTTCCATACATCTGCCAAGCAGGCACTTCAG GATGCTTTACGGTCAAGCTTTGAGTCATCAATTATCCCAGCATTTGAACAATCTTGTAAGACAATGTTTGAGCAAGTGGATGGTGCATTCCAGAAGGGCATGTCTGAGCATGGTACTGCTATCCAGCAGCAGGTTGCAGCAGCACATAGTCCATTGGCACAGACTTTAAGG GAAACAATCAATTCAGCATCATCAATTACCCAGGGTCTTACATCAGAGTTACTTGATGGCCAGCGCAAGCTTTTGGCACTAGTTGCATCAGGGAACCCAATATCACATAATACTGCTTTGCAGCCCATCAACGGACCAATACCCAATCTCCCCGAG GCTGATGTTCCACTGGACCCGATGAAGGAGTTAACCAGACTATTATCTGAGCAAAAAATCGATGAGGCGTTTACGATGGCTCTTCAAAGAAGTGACGTCTCCATGGTATCTTGGTTGTGCTCTCAG GTTGATTTGCAAGGTCTGTGTAGACTGAACCCCGTTCCTCTGAACCAAGGGGTCCTTCTGGCCCTTTTCCAGCAACTGGCATGCGACATAGCCAACGACACACCCCTGAAGCTTCAATGGATGACAGCGGTCGCCATGGCAATCCAACCAACCCATCAGATGATTGCAGCGCATGTGAGGCCAATATTTGAGCAAGTCTATGGCGTCTTGGCCCGCCAACAGTCGGTACCAGGAACCAGCCCACTGGAAGCCAACAACATCCGCCTAATGATGCATGTAATCAACTCGgtgatgatgacccacaagtga
- the LOC109733927 gene encoding enhancer of mRNA-decapping protein 4 isoform X1: protein MASPSGNPNPNPNPNVPFELSRLFKPPPNPNHPTTVPTPTGIFPGAPPGAPMATGPPGPYSYPPATPPFHRNQYLNYPTDPNAVHLPVAAFANPNPAANPIPNHSPGPNPGARLMQLLGNTAPTHLESVVSMPPTSSEFSGGPVAPLPAMPSAPPARMTSTSSKMPRGRLLGPGDRAVHDVDSRLPGEAQPPQLEVTPITKYTSDPGLVLGRQIAVNRTYIVYGLKLGNIRVLNINTALRSLLRGHTQRVTDMAFFAEDVHRLASASVDGRIYVWKIDEGPDEENKPQITGKIEMAIQIVGDAGTYHPRICWHSHKQEILFVGIGNCVLKIDTTKVGRGRDFSKEEPLKCSLDKLIDGVHLVGKHDGDVTDLSLSQWMTTRLASASKDGTVKIWDDRRTVPLSVMKPHDGKAVYSVSFLTAPEQPNHINLVTAGPLNREVKIWASSDKEGWLLPSESETWRCTQTLELVSSLENRFEEAFFNQVAVLPQASLILLANAKKNAIYAIHVEYGPDPASTRLDYIADFTVAMPILSLTGTHESQPDGEHVVQVYCVQTMAIQQYGLELSLCLPPTADNAGLGRDLAISHVYERPLEVASVESSTETKPLSDHQGTEVDTATHVSSPTPSSNMDNAGSYAEAVLRRDASRGPSLGDHDGDKSSVDYSKKRMDSDGTSGQGAFDRKDCFGNEEPRGGQVDGTVSDPHPTFKVGVNATHLITPSEIISGVLPSAESTANGSPQNAEMESKLVVEKKADQNIGFEDVKETQIVQEKMERLNMSSEQTVETISERSVTTDKYSVEDSQRSDPTLLKQHSGARDENLPRRTAEATENINGSSSRNLQLPSPTKEEKVLHPQVSGQMSPLTSTFNSTDSSHEHPSNTNPAIDSVPQVSAIQGKLQQLMAMHTDMQKQLNTIVSAPIAKEGKRIETSLGRNIEKSIKANVDAMWARIQEENARHEKVERERMQQISTLITTSVNKDIPAILEKSLKREISLLGPTIARTTTPIIEKSLSSAVSDSLQKVLGEKVANQLDKSISTKLEATVAKQIQTQFHTSAKQALQDALRSSFESSIIPAFEQSCKTMFEQVDGAFQKGMSEHGTAIQQQVAAAHSPLAQTLRETINSASSITQGLTSELLDGQRKLLALVASGNPISHNTALQPINGPIPNLPEADVPLDPMKELTRLLSEQKIDEAFTMALQRSDVSMVSWLCSQVDLQGLCRLNPVPLNQGVLLALFQQLACDIANDTPLKLQWMTAVAMAIQPTHQMIAAHVRPIFEQVYGVLARQQSVPGTSPLEANNIRLMMHVINSVMMTHK from the exons ATGGCGTCGCCCTCCGGAAACCCTAATCCCAACCCCAACCCCAACGTCCCCTTCGAGCTCAGCAGGCTCTTCAAGCCTCCCCCAAACCCTAACCACCCCACAACCGTGCCGACCCCCACTGGCATCTTCCCGGGCGCCCCGCCCGGCGCGCCGATGGCCACCGGGCCGCCGGGCCCCTACTCCTACCCGCCCGCCACCCCGCCCTTCCACCGCAACCAGTACCTCAACTACCCCACCGATCCCAACGCCGTCCACCTCCCCGTCGCCGCCTTCGCGAACCCTAACCCCGCCGCAAACCCTATCCCTAACCACAGCCCCGGCCCCAATCCGGGAGCTCGGCTCATGCAGCTGCTGGGCAACACCGCGCCCACCCACCTCGAGTCCGTGGTGTCCATGCCGCCTACGTCATCGGAGTTCTCTGGCGGCCCGGTGGCGCCGCTGCCAGCGATGCCGTCCGCGCCGCCGGCGAGGATGACAAGCACAAGCAGCAAGATGCCCCGGGGCAGGCTGCTGGGACCGGGGGACAGGGCCGTGCACGACGTGGACTCGCGGCTGCCAGGGGAGGCGCAGCCACCACAGCTGGAAGTGACGCCCATCACCAAGTACACTTCGGACCCGGGGTTGGTGCTGGGCCGGCAGATCGCTGTAAACCGAACGTACATCGTGTACGGCCTCAAGCTTGGCAACATCCGCGTGCTCAACATCAACACCGCACTCCGCTCGCTCCTTCGTGGGCACACACAG AGGGTGACGGACATGGCTTTCTTTGCAGAAGATGTCCATCGTTTAGCAAG TGCAAGCGTAGATGGGCGTATATATGTATGGAAGATTGACGAGGGACCCGATGAGGAAAATAAACCACAAATCACAGGAAAGATTGAAATGGCCATCCAGATAGTAGGAGATGCTGGAACTTACCATCCAAGAATATGCTGGCACTCCCATAAGCAA GAAATTCTGTTTGTTGGAATAGGGAACTGTGTCTTAAAAATAGACACAACAAAAGTGGGAAGAGGAAGAGACTTCAGTAAAGAAGAGCCTCTTAAATGTTCACTTGATAAGCTCATTGATGGTGTGCACTTGGTTGGTAAACATGACGGGGATGTCACAGATCTGTCCTTATCTCAATGGATGACTACCCGTCTGGCTTCAGCATCAAAAGATGGCACG GTAAAAATCTGGGATGATCGCAGGACAGTGCCTTTATCTGTGATGAAACCGCATGATGGTAAAGCTGTTTATTCGGTTTCTTTCCTTACAGCACCAGAGCAACCAAATCATATAAATCTCGTTACAGCG GGGCCTCTCAACCGAGAAGTAAAAATCTGGGCTTCCTCTGATAAGGAAGGTTGGTTGTTGCCAAGTGAATCTGAGACTTGGAGATGCACTCAAACTCTGGAACTTGTGAGTTCTCTGGAAAATAGGTTTGAGGAAGCATTTTTCAACCAAGTAGCAGTGTTGCCACAAGCTAGCCTTATTTTGCTTGCGAATGCCAAAAAGAACGCTATATATGCTATTCATGTTGAGTATGGTCCAGATCCTGCTTCTACTCGTCTGGACTATATAGCAGATTTCACAGTTGCAATGCCTATTTTAAGTCTGACGGGAACACATGAAAGCCAGCCTGATGGTGAACATGTAGTACAAGTCTATTGTGTCCAGACAATGGCTATCCAGCAGTATGGATTGGAGTTATCACTCTGTTTGCCTCCTACAGCTGATAACGCTGGGCTTGGTAGGGATCTGGCTATTTCCCATGTATATGAGAGACCTCTAGAAGTGGCATCAGTGGAGTCATCAACAGAAACTAAACCACTGAGTGATCATCAGGGAACAG AAGTTGATACTGCTACTCATGTCTCATCCCCAACTCCTTCATCAAACATGGATAATGCTGGATCTTATGCAGAAGCTGTCTTGAGAAGAGATGCTTCAAGAGGTCCATCTCTTGGTGATCATGATGGGGACAAGTCATCTGTTGATTATTCAAAGAAAAGGATGGATTCTGATGGTACAAGTGGGCAAGGAGCATTTGATAGGAAGGATTGCTTTGGGAATGAAGAGCCAAGAGGTGGCCAGGTTGATGGTACAGTTTCAGATCCTCATCCCACGTTTAAGGTCGGAGTGAATGCCACACACTTGATTACCCCATCTGAAATTATTTCAGGTGTGCTCCCATCTGCTGAATCGACTGCTAATGGCAGCCCACAGAATGCAGAAATGGAGTCAAAACTTGTGGTTGAGAAAAAAGCAGATCAAAATATTGGATTTGAGGATGTTAAGGAGACCCAAATTGTTCAAGAGAAAATGGAGAGACTTAACATGTCTTCAGAGCAAACTGTAGAGACAATTAGTGAACGTTCGGTAACAACTGACAAGTATAGTGTGGAAGATTCACAGAGATCAGACCCCACACTTCTGAAACAACATTCTGGTGCTCGGGATGAAAATCTTCCAAGAAGAACAGCTGAAGCTACTGAAAACATCAATGGCTCTTCGTCAAGGAACTTGCAGTTACCCTCACCTACCAAAGAGGAGAAAGTTCTGCATCCTCAGGTGTCTGGGCAGATGTCTCCTCTTACAAGCACTTTCAACTCTACTGATTCATCACATGAACACCCAAGCAATACAAACCCTGCCATTGATTCTGTCCCGCAAGTATCTGCCATTCAAGGAAAATTGCAACAG CTTATGGCAATGCATACTGACATGCAAAAGCAGCTGAACACAATTGTGTCTGCTCCTATTGCaaaggagggcaaaaggatcgaGACATCACTTGGGCGTAATATTGAGAAGTCCATAAAGGCTAACGTTGATGCCATGTGGGCTCGTATCCAGGAGGAAAATGCAAGGCatgaaaaggttgaaagagaGCGAATGCAGCAGATTTCTACTCTAATCACAACTTCTGTAAACAAGGACATTCCTGCTATACTGGAGAAATCATTAAAGAGAGAAATATCGTTGTTGGGACCCACCATTGCACGAACAACAACACCTATCATTGAGAAGTCCTTGTCTTCTGCTGTTTCGGATTCGCTTCAG AAAGTTCTCGGGGAAAAGGTTGCGAATCAGCTGGATAAGTCCATAAGTACGAAACTTGAAGCTACTGTTGCTAAGCAGATCCAAACACAGTTCCATACATCTGCCAAGCAGGCACTTCAG GATGCTTTACGGTCAAGCTTTGAGTCATCAATTATCCCAGCATTTGAACAATCTTGTAAGACAATGTTTGAGCAAGTGGATGGTGCATTCCAGAAGGGCATGTCTGAGCATGGTACTGCTATCCAGCAGCAGGTTGCAGCAGCACATAGTCCATTGGCACAGACTTTAAGG GAAACAATCAATTCAGCATCATCAATTACCCAGGGTCTTACATCAGAGTTACTTGATGGCCAGCGCAAGCTTTTGGCACTAGTTGCATCAGGGAACCCAATATCACATAATACTGCTTTGCAGCCCATCAACGGACCAATACCCAATCTCCCCGAG GCTGATGTTCCACTGGACCCGATGAAGGAGTTAACCAGACTATTATCTGAGCAAAAAATCGATGAGGCGTTTACGATGGCTCTTCAAAGAAGTGACGTCTCCATGGTATCTTGGTTGTGCTCTCAG GTTGATTTGCAAGGTCTGTGTAGACTGAACCCCGTTCCTCTGAACCAAGGGGTCCTTCTGGCCCTTTTCCAGCAACTGGCATGCGACATAGCCAACGACACACCCCTGAAGCTTCAATGGATGACAGCGGTCGCCATGGCAATCCAACCAACCCATCAGATGATTGCAGCGCATGTGAGGCCAATATTTGAGCAAGTCTATGGCGTCTTGGCCCGCCAACAGTCGGTACCAGGAACCAGCCCACTGGAAGCCAACAACATCCGCCTAATGATGCATGTAATCAACTCGgtgatgatgacccacaagtga